The genomic stretch GGTTTGGCGCCCAGATTTACTTCAACAGTTCAGACTTCTATTTTGGAAAGATGCTGCCCTCTAGCATGCAGAAGAGGTATAGCAGACAACTTaatttgatgctttttattcgttttttgaaaagtaacttttgggaaattattttatctccaaaattttgaaaggaaacaaagtaaaaaacatctgtaaatCGGACTTGgattatattttcttattaGTAGTTCTGCTCTAAATTCAGAATCAAACTGGATGAACAAGAATCtacagaaatgtttcatttctgtttaatttgTCACAAATATGTCGTATAAATATACAGTGAAACGTTTTGCTCGACTGTCCAACAgtatgaaaaatgttaaaagataaaagttaGATAACTGAGTATGAAAAGGCCTTCTAAGAAAATATTGACAAtattgcattatttatttttagtgattGATAAGTGATTTGAAGACACAAAAGgttacaaaagtgttttttttaagagattgTGTAGAATAGTGACAGTTTCTTGTTCTGAACTAAAATTAAATGGATATatgttatataaaaaatagtGCCAAACTACTATATGTTTTATGTATaggattaaaaagaataaaatacttGTAATGGTTTTTTTTGGGGCATCGCTGAAGTGTACCAGACTGCGTGGGGGTGGGATGAGGGGTAAGGAATAACCGTGTGAGCGTCTGCGCGTGTCTGACCTGGCGCTGGGGTTTGGAGTCAGCTGTCCCAGATTGGAAATGGCCTcatttgacctctgaccttacCAGATGGTGACAAACCCCCTCGCTCAATAAACGGCGCCCTCCCAGAAACACCTCTCGTGAGTGTTTCTTTGCTGATGAGGTTTGACAAATGAGCCACAAGGACCTAAATTAATTTTAGGCTTTGTTTGGAGAAATATTGATGGAAGACTTTTCATTCATCCGTCTTTTTCTCAGGAAGGAGTGATGCACGTTTGAGGAGTTTTGTTCATCTGCCAGACATGCACACCACATTTTCGGTCTTAATTTTGATTGAGAAGAAACCCCTCGAGGACAGaagttaataaattaaatgcagGTTTTCATAGCTTCTGAACAAGATGCACAACAGCAAAGAGAGCCTGCTGCAGGTCCTCCACACTAATATGTTCATTACTGTCATTAACCTTTTGACAGCACAGTCCGCTTATCTAATTATCCTCTTATTACTACCAGAGAACACACACTCTCCAACAGACAGCTCTCTGTTGCTTCTCTTCACACACCGTCCTCGTCTCCGCTGTCCCACATGCTGCTTGACAAATGAGTGGTCTCGCTTCATCAAGCACATGacaatgtaaacagatgggagGTGCAGACAGGCAATTGTGCCAGCTCTAAACATATACACActcagggaagaaaaaaaatccccaacaTATGCTGTAGTTATTCAAAGTGCTGCGTTTGAAGACGCCCTGGAACCACGGCTGACAGGGGGGTCTTTTAGAGCAACCACCAAGGAGAAAAGGCCCGTTTTATGACATGACCTCACATTTAAACTTCTACGGAGGTTcagaatacagaaaaaaataaaagacttccatCCTCACATGTTATACTGAGAGTTAATACTTTGCAACTTAATCTGTCCTTCAAAAATATTGGAAACTCCaataataatttcttttttaaacatgttttgtggcatttttcttaatgatggagaacatatttgtatttaagaaagttaaaaataatttatgagaGTTTCTTTTATTCATCATCATGAATAATAggcagacacaaaaaaacacagttaattTTATCCATAAATgggataatcataattaaaagaccatgtTTTTACATTCGATTAGagaaatgatcagagtgggacatgAATACTTCTTCCTACAATTTAAGATGATTTCAGttgcaaagacaaaaacaaaaacagcaaattatgttaaaaaaatgtatatttatttatttatttttttaagtttatttccTCAACTTATaccagtttttatttcaaaactgtgtatttttttctcattttagagccaatCGCATCAATGGATGATGTCCCTCAGGTAAACCTAGAGAAGTTCTCGTGTGGTGTCTCAAtgcgtcaaaaaatgacaacacaTCACAACAcatgaatgtcagaaaaacaacaaatcttcaaacaccaaatgaaggaaaaataacaGGCAAAGGTCGGTTTATTTGTAGTGCAGCATAGatggggagacaccagaattacagagAAAATAAGGCATTTTAAAGgattatcaatatttttatttatatttatcaaaatatttatttatttaccctAAAGATAGCTTGAGGGTTAAAAAAGCTtcttaagttatttttatttagacgGGCTTTTAGCTAACTATGTCTTCTAACTGTCCTTTAATTGTTAATTTGcttgttttactgtatttttcttaaagtatggatacatttcttcttcttcaactgttgtcataaataaacaaatcaaaatatattttaagataacatttattcttgctttgattcacaacttttattttattattcttttatacgtttaatatatgatttaaatgtacatttaaatccacattatttatttaaatcccaCTGAACCATACTTATCTttcataaaatatgtatttaacaCAATTAATATACAACATATTACATTATTTGtaagtttatttaaacataataaCCTGCATATATTATATCTGgaggaaaatattaaattataacTCTGTTACTTATTTTAGACTGATCTACTTATTGTTCAGATTTACAAactctatgtaaaaaaaaaagtaatactgTCTTGGTAGCTAGTTTTCCCACAATCCTCTGCCTCATTGCAGCCATCATTGCACTCCATATTATTTCAAAACATCACTAATTTCCACAAATGTCCTCAAACCGCAGAATTCACCAGCAGGTTAGTGATATTACATCACCTTACTACTATTTCCACAGTAATAACATGATTAGCTTACCCTCTGAATTCCATCCTGTGCAATTATTTTTCATacggtttcatttttaaactccCTTTGTAAACTTCACtgccaaaaaaaatcactgtgtTTGCATCACTAAACTTAACTGAGTTTTCTAAAAGCAGTCTGATATACATTGTAGTTTTTATCTTAATGTCAAAGAGGAAAATATGCTAAATAAACAAAGTTCACATAAGTTTATACTGATATAATAAAACATagtgtctaaaaaaaatcttttttttcccagtttttgcATCTGTGTTCCTCATTAATCTTGTGTTGATGTGGTTGGTCCGGCTTTGGAGGTCCAGGTGTGGTGAGTGAGATCAGGTGCAGCAGAGGTGCTTTGGTTTATTCCTGGGAGCGTCTAAGCTGGGCAGCGACAGACCGCGACGTTTCTCCTCAAAAGTGGCGTGCTTTTTTACCAGCCTGTCCAGTGCCAAAtgacaaaagttaaaaaggaaACCTAAAAACTAATCTTATTCTCATGTTGTTGTTTGCCACCCTTTATTGCCAGTCACTTTGCTTTAATGCAGTCTTTACTATGTTTTATGTTTAGAATTACTGCACATAAATGTTACAGAAGTAAAAATTCAAAGCATagattttatttgtcacattAAAAGCTTATGTGTTACTTTAGTGATGCTAATGCACCCCCTTTATGGCACAAACAAATCACCATATTGATCTGACCTGGCCAGATGTAGCACAGCTTCAAGGATGTTAGAGCCCTCTTTAGCACTGGTTTCACAGAACAGAGTGTTGTACGTctgtgaaaatacaaaaaacatacattcaACTTTAAACCCTTAAACTCTGTAGCTGTAAAGCTACTTTCACACCCAGTTTGTGATGTGCATTCAAGAATGTGCATTTTATTGCAGTCTTGAATGTTCTTTCAacatgtggtgttcacactggacaagcagggaggggcttttttttttctatttttttttattgcttactAGCCCATGTGCACCACCTTCTCATTGGTGCGAATGTTAAACCGGTGCAaatccaggctttttctttcacagctctattccaatatactAAAGagaattttcaaacagttcagTGAATAAAACCGAACGTCATCCAAACGTCGCTACCAaagccgagtccctgattggtcaaagtttgatctgGTTTGACTTTTAACATGCTGCACGCCAGAAAAATGGTcttagaaacttgcatagcttTGCTTGAATGCCTAAAATGTGCATATACATGTGTTTACATTggcttttcattggaagtgaccACTTCAGGGACATGCGTTGACGAGGGGGGGTGTCACGAACACTAGCTGAGGAGGATAATTCAAATGTTAGaaccatttgtgtttttttctttttattatttaccatGGCCAGTTTTTCTCCATAACTGATGGGAACACAGGTAACTTCTTCTTTTCGCATGTCACATTTGTTGCCCACAAGCATGATGGGAATATCTTCATGCGAgacatcctagaaaacaaagCATTAGAAAGAGGATGATCGGTTGAATGAACAGAAGAAATTCGCCAATTTAAGGTAGCACTGTCACTTTTCAAAGCAGTTTGAGacaaacttgatttaaaaacacaagaacacaaaCTGAACAGGCTTCATACCCAACACTTACATAtctgctgcatgtggaaaaagaaaaaaacaacatcatcaaCTTACTCTGACATTCAAATGAACAGgataaactgcaaaaaagatGTTACTGAATATGTacatattaaaatgtgatttaccTCAATCATGTCCACCCATTCTCTGATATTAAGGAAACTCTTCTCACAGGTGACGTCGTACAGCAGCAGCACGCCGTCTGCACGCCGGAAGTATGACTTGGCAATACTGCGGAATCtgggaagaaaaatgacacaaacatgtATTCTCCTTCCATGTAGGAAATTGTGCATGGGTTTTTATGGGAGATTCAGTATCTATAATTGCGAATGTACCTCTCCTGGCCCGCTGTGTCCCACAGCTGCAACAAAACAGGTTCTCCGTCCACAACGAGCGTCTTCATGTGGAAATCCACGCCTGAAAACATAGAGGAGGAAAGTATTGCTTCTCATCTTCGCTGCTTTTTGTGGGGaagaccatttttcttaccccattggcagattttttatttttttttattttgtttattttaaaaaaatctgccaatggggtatttttttttttcatttatttctaaagtgGCTTGTTTCTTGCAGTTAAAAAGGGTGTAAGTGGTGAAACTTCCAAAATTCCAGGAGAATTCTAGAAAGGgtaaaaagctgaagcacactCTGTTTTATCCTGAatctgaagataaaaaaatgaaccaggATTCTGTTCTTCTGAGAGACTAGACCTTAATAGTTGGTCTTGAAGACATTCATCTCACCTCGGGGCAAGTAAGACCCCTCAGATTAGAATTATTGACATTTGCTTCTAACATAAAATCTGTTTAACTATTTTGCCACACTTTTGAGGCAGTCGgcacataaaaaacatgattcacCCGCAGCTaaaactaaagaagacaaacGACATTTGAAGTCCGATTGCTCTGAAGAGCAGAATCCTCTGATAATATGACTAAGAATCTTCCAAGAAtgattatttagattttttctccagtttttcagcaaaaactttCCATAGGacgaaaaactttttaattggtcaaaaaaaaagagtaatgtCCACATTGTACTCACCTAGAGTAGCGCTTGAATTGAGTTGGAATTCATTCTTGCAGAGGCGGAGCAGAAAGCTGGATTTTCCCACAGCTGCATCTCCAGCTAACACAATCCTGTAGGCCTTCTCGGAAGTCATGTAGCCCAGGTCAGGGCTGTCGGTGTCCTGTTTCTGCACAGGAGCAAACAAGTAGATTGAAGACAAAGAAAGGACAAGCTCTAAAAACATGTGAGCATGTATAGTGGCCTCTACAGCTTATGTTGCACATCTAAAACCTTGACTTGAAAACTAGAGCTCCGCATCACAGCATTATCTTTAAGTAACAGGGCTCCATTCAGTATCATCAACTCCATCACCCACCTGAACACTGATGGCACTGAGggatttctttgttgttggtgCACTTGGTGCAGGGATGGTTATCGAGTCCGTCAGTTTCCATTCCAACATGGAGCTGGTGTCCGACCCAATCGCTGACTCAGCATCTACTGTCTCTGCCGGCTGCAACATTGACACACAGAACACATGACACAGAGCTGTCATGATACTGAAACATAACTGCACACTGCATTCAAATCTCACCTCCGTGTCCGAGTTTTCTCCCATCAAGCTATCGTTGTTGTCATCCTCTATCATCTTCAACTcctcctttttctcctcttcctgaCCCTTGACCTCCTGCTCTGAGTCGTAGCCTTCATGGGAGCGTTTGAGAGTCGACAGGCCGCTGTCCACGGAGACCTCAGGCAGGCTGTCCTCCTCACAGTCGCTGCTGAGCCTGCGCCTCAGGCCCGGGTCACAGATGGCCAGAGCCAGAGTGTCACTGCTGGGCCGGCGGCTGAACGGAGACAAGTCGTTGATGCGCTCACTGAACCTGAGGACAAGGAGTGTGAGGCAGAAGTTTTATGCCCACGGAAAACTTATGAGGTAACATggaaaacatataaaaacatataGATGTTTCATCTTAAAAAGAGACTTTAATGACCCactatgatgaaaattgtgtttttggtgttttttacatgttttggtgacatttttctgttgatagaggacgtatataaagaaaactaagctcaactttctcatttctttctttaaatccttgttaatcaagagcagatgaataaaactgcaattgaaaaagcttgtagttgtagttttaaatgaactcctgtcgctttGAAGAAACTGTCatataaaatcacttttttttattcaattttagcttaaaattgcgtaatcatagttaaaagaccactgggaatgcttttttattaaaagatgattgcagtgggacttgaaactaactaaaatCATGTGATGcaaactaatttaaaatagatactaaaacatttgaacaataATTTCAAATGAATTCTTGTTTTCTTACCTTTCTAGTAAAGCATGAGGGGATGAATAGCAGATGCTTTTACTTCTGAATCTCTCTCTGATTTCTCCTGGCGAGCCACCACTACCGGACTGAAAGAAACATCATTTCAAACTAAGTTTTCTTATCTCTGTATCTATTTATTGTAGGGATGTCACAATTCACCGTTCAATAGTGTGACTTACAATTTAAAACTCAACCGTAAGTCACACCATTGAACAAAATCGTGGAAAAAGTGAATCGTTTCATCCCAAAGTTTGcatatgtttacatttaaaggatcAAACACATGttgtgttaatatttttaatattgatttattacATTACACCATGTTTAGTTTAGGCCAGTTTgaacgtttttctttattctaattaaaaattagaaaatcaaaaagattttttttttaatttttgtttttttgtcataaattatatatagaaccaaaacaaaaattgaggtttgaaTCAAATTGTGAGGAAAATGAAACAGATTTCTATCTTTTCACAGATCAAAATTTCtatcaaataaattatatttttcaataattgcattgaaattcagtttttgctttaattttattttatcttattttatcaGTCAACATATAAACAGTTTGACAGAATAATTTCAattcaaatgaaaggttgatattttcaatagaaccccAAATATTAGAGGATTATTTAAACTTGTACTTTAATTtagaggaaaacacatttttaggcgaaacatttaaaaaatagattttgtgattttttttgtgacatttggtaaagttactttttaaaaatgtgttaaccAGCATTGGCTTTGCCTTTCTAGAAAGTAACTGGAATTAAGTTTAAACAGTagtgtcgccattttgtctgacgatactgtgaaaagggtctattgaaAACACAGAGCAGTCTCAACTCTTGTTACTTTCTCCAGAGCACTCCTCAGACCGTCATTGCTGTCATGGAGCTTCCTGTTGGCTGTCctgcagaaaagaaaattaaaaacaacatcatttattaaaaaaaaaatcaaaccctTCATTTTGGCACAAATGCTGCATTTTAGTGAAGTTGTAATCTAACTTACTGAAGAATTTCAATCTGGCTCTCCAGGATGTCTCGTTCATCAGAGAACTGTTTCATGAGCTCCTCGTCTCTGAAGCAGAATCAGTTATTTAGTgtcattaaatacatttacctGCATATTAATCAGTTGAATCCATCTTTAACATAAGATGTGTCAATAAATCGGTTGTATTCATagagcactttaaaaaaaaacaattgaaaaagtGCTGGATATAGATGTGAAATATGAAAGATAAGACAcaacaaatgacaaaattagaaaaataaatataactttgaaataaaccaatagtAAAACCACTATCTTATACTGtgttaaaaacctttaaagaagaagaaaagctttGGTTGAGAAAGCAACTTTGGATGTCCTTCAGTTTTTAGAATTATGAGTGGTGTCAGATGTGCTGATCTAAAAAAATGAGGAGTTTGTGGGACGATGAGGTCAAAGAGACCGTAGagctacttaaaaataaataaaataatttaaaaatcaacatgaaaGTGTACAGAAGCCAAGCGACTGAAGATAAAAGTggaaaatggttattttttatttgtttttggttaagttttgttcaataaaaacaaagcacaattacaaggaaaaaaaatgtaaaattacaataactttttatgaagcgtttaatttgtcattttacattcgtaattgtttttaaactaaaaataataatttataggTAACTTatggcaacaaaaatgacaaaatgacagCACGACGAGCTGACCCACAGAGGTAGTGTGTCCTCCTGCCTCCGTCTCTGCTGTTTCTGTTGCTATGCAACCCTTCTGAAGAAAGCAATTGTGTGAAGTCACTCCAGGATATCCTGTTTCAACCCTGACAAATAAAACCTCCAGAGACCAACCCTACCCCGTACAAATGGTGTCTTCCTCTCTCCGTGAGTCTCGAGCCCTTTGCAATAAAAGTAATCTAATATCCATAATCCAATAACCAGGGCCATTTATGGCGCTAAATGCTattacataaaatgtatgtgtTGGATCATTAGAGCTGAACTCAGAAAGCAAATCAACAATACTCTTCTGTTCAGAAAAAGGAGGAGCACAACCCGTTTTGCCAAGTTGTAGCCATCAGTTGGAAGAATTTAACTTTTATAAACaggaaatttaaagattttttttggtttttctactgaaaaacattttatccatacgtttctatttatttttcaacacaaaTATCTAGATAAATACATGAGACTTCCCCTTTCTTTGTCACTGTTCTGCCCTGCAGAGGCCGACTGTGAGCTGCCTGCAAACTAACATCAGTAATTTTACACTTCATGCACCATCATCTAAACTATAACATCATATTTTAGAACTTAATGGGTATTTTACCAGAtaacttgacattttttaaccacCAAACTGCTCACTTAACTCTTTTAGGCTTCGATTCATTGTGAGGCCTTTTATCATAGTTGTAAATAACAgtttaactttaattaaatattatttaagttATATAAAATACGAAAAAAATGTGCTAATGCTGCCACTAAGTGACTTTATGTACGATTTTAATGTGTACTAGTCTAATAATTTAATCATTACTAATCAGCAAATCCAATATGATCattctgaaaaggaaaaaataaatatcctaAGATATTAGGacaaacaataacaataattgTATAATCTTTTCACCGTTCTGAGTTCATGCTTTGATCGGTCAGCTCCGTCTTCAGCGAGTCCATCTCACTCTGCAGAAAAGCCACTTGAGTCTGAGACTTCAGCAGCTCCTGTTTTAACCTTTGGTTTTCCTGAAAATATGAGACGCAGAATGAAAATGtgatgaaaaagtgtttttattttagattttatttgaaGAACTTTAGGTCCCACCAGCGTCAGCTCGttgattttcttcttcagagCGGAGCTCTCGTCTTTGACTGTGATGTTCTTATACTTTTCTTCTATCTAAGGAGGAGATTTTAGTTGTTATGTATCACCATCAGCTGTTAGCCAACATTAGTTTGACAGTTTAGGACTGTTAAGCTCAAACAAGTGAAAATTACCATCTGCATCCTCTGGAGTTTACACTGCAGCTCATAGACTTCAGTCTCATAAGATCTTCGTAATTCATTTAGGGCCGCCTCTGCTCGCCTCTTCTCCTGCAGATAAAGAACAACACTTATATTTTCCACAAGACAAACGGACGCTTTACAGTCCAAGTAAATGGTATATTTGAGGAGCTGcttcaaaacacataaaaacaactgTCTGTCTACAATCTAAACTCTTGGATTTGGATCACGAGGAGCACAGGTGAGCCCCATCCCTCTCCGGCTgctattttaagacaaaacaaacattagctCTTGAGTCACGAGGAACACTTGCATAAGACATCACCGTGAAGATAAGACGAACCTCAAGTTTCCattcaaaatccaaaatgtaaataaaattagataaaagTTGACCAACTTATCTAGCAGATTATGTatgtataatttaatttatttcaacatttatgcCTTAATACAGaaagttttattaaagttactacatttctttactttttttaaacagctctATAACTGTAATACTGCTCACCAGGCATCAGTGGGAAAcccataaaaacaagaattttaatttttaaccaaaaacacttaaaatccacttcaataaaaatctagtttttggtcttttttacatgtttttgtagcatttttctcatgacggagAACATATATACAAgaatttctgagcatttctttatttaaatcatgatggatcagtAGCAGATGATTTGAAAAGGCTCTCAGTTGTGACACAACTGAAATGGTCGGGCCAAAgactccctgctccgctccaattctgatgcatccacttgcaaacatGGATCTCCAcgtatgtcttcattttccgtATCTGAGCTCCTATCTAGCCCAATACTGTATAGtctagctccaatattgttcaccatttttgttgcatccctaatgttagcttgaggttgtgagggggtgtaagctagcagtggagagtgtaaacaaaaggatgatgggaaattagctgaggGTTacacagttccacccacaatcCAGAGGagaatttcaaataaactccagctgctctgaagaaaatatgtcttaaaaaattagaaaagcattttgagtttgtctaaaaacggtaaaatcataattaaacaaccactgggaacgattttaaaatggattaaaatatagttggagtgggacttgaagtACCAGTCgtgtcattttacatttatatagtTTTATATACTGTTATATACTGTCAAAACTTAACTTCTAGTTTACCAAACATTTCTCGAAGAgggtttaaataaacaaataattttctacaaaaataaaaaatgtgtttaaatttcTGATAGTTCTCTTCTTTCAATCCAAGTAATCAAATTTACTCTCACACCTTAAGTAAGTTATCTggaagttaaactttaaaaaaac from Oryzias melastigma strain HK-1 linkage group LG9, ASM292280v2, whole genome shotgun sequence encodes the following:
- the rasef gene encoding ras and EF-hand domain-containing protein isoform X2 encodes the protein MSAGEQERLRALFRAYDVDNSGRIERSEFLTICAELQVSAAEADRIFERLDVDQDGTVNLQEFIHGFHDRYAEEMEADGGEVSIAWENFELKLGEQAKYIPRHEQAATLYENISLTEPRLIPQFEKVIMNFTKEIKQQNSEMENLALAIKRAQDQASMQLSEMEEEMDQRIHGAERKTREQEKRRAEAALNELRRSYETEVYELQCKLQRMQMIEEKYKNITVKDESSALKKKINELTLENQRLKQELLKSQTQVAFLQSEMDSLKTELTDQSMNSERDEELMKQFSDERDILESQIEILQTANRKLHDSNDGLRSALEKSGSGGSPGEIRERFRSKSICYSSPHALLERFSERINDLSPFSRRPSSDTLALAICDPGLRRRLSSDCEEDSLPEVSVDSGLSTLKRSHEGYDSEQEVKGQEEEKKEELKMIEDDNNDSLMGENSDTEPAETVDAESAIGSDTSSMLEWKLTDSITIPAPSAPTTKKSLSAISVQKQDTDSPDLGYMTSEKAYRIVLAGDAAVGKSSFLLRLCKNEFQLNSSATLGVDFHMKTLVVDGEPVLLQLWDTAGQERFRSIAKSYFRRADGVLLLYDVTCEKSFLNIREWVDMIEDVSHEDIPIMLVGNKCDMRKEEVTCVPISYGEKLAMTYNTLFCETSAKEGSNILEAVLHLARLVKKHATFEEKRRGLSLPSLDAPRNKPKHLCCT
- the rasef gene encoding ras and EF-hand domain-containing protein isoform X1, which codes for MSAGEQERLRALFRAYDVDNSGRIERSEFLTICAELQVSAAEADRIFERLDVDQDGTVNLQEFIHGFHDRYAEEMEADGGEVSIAWENFELKLGEQAKYIPRHEQAATLYENISLTEPRLIPQFEKVIMNFTKEIKQQNSEMENLALAIKRAQDQASMQLSEMEEEMDQRIHGAERKTREQEKRRAEAALNELRRSYETEVYELQCKLQRMQMIEEKYKNITVKDESSALKKKINELTLENQRLKQELLKSQTQVAFLQSEMDSLKTELTDQSMNSERDEELMKQFSDERDILESQIEILQTANRKLHDSNDGLRSALEKVTRSGSGGSPGEIRERFRSKSICYSSPHALLERFSERINDLSPFSRRPSSDTLALAICDPGLRRRLSSDCEEDSLPEVSVDSGLSTLKRSHEGYDSEQEVKGQEEEKKEELKMIEDDNNDSLMGENSDTEPAETVDAESAIGSDTSSMLEWKLTDSITIPAPSAPTTKKSLSAISVQKQDTDSPDLGYMTSEKAYRIVLAGDAAVGKSSFLLRLCKNEFQLNSSATLGVDFHMKTLVVDGEPVLLQLWDTAGQERFRSIAKSYFRRADGVLLLYDVTCEKSFLNIREWVDMIEDVSHEDIPIMLVGNKCDMRKEEVTCVPISYGEKLAMTYNTLFCETSAKEGSNILEAVLHLARLVKKHATFEEKRRGLSLPSLDAPRNKPKHLCCT